The stretch of DNA ATGCCGAGCTGGTGAGCTACAACCGTATACAGGTCGACCCAGAGCGCAGCCGCCTCTCGCTCCGATTTCCAAAACGTATCATCCTGCCAATATCGCTCTTCGTAGTACCTATCGCCCGCACCAATCGCCGTTTTAAGCTCGTCAAAGGGGACTGCGTAGCCGCTCCGGGCAAAAACTTCGGCGCAGACGTCCTCAACCGATGGATAGGGCGTCAGCAGCGTATTGCCGGCGTCAAAAAAGACCGCTTTATATTTCACGATTGCATAATCCTTTTATTTCGATTTAAGCTCGCTCTCAAGGCGATCCATCGCTACACGAAGCTCATGCTGGCGAACGGTCGTGGTGAGATCGCCGCGCGTCTTCTCCAAAACCGAGCGAGCAAGATCAGTATTGCGGCGAAGCCCCGGCGTAAGCGCATCCGGATAGTCGAAAGAGTTTAAGAAGTAATATACGTCATCCATGATTGTTAGAAAGTGCTCGCCTTCGGTCAGTTTCCCTTGCCGTATAATATCGAGAATATGCCGGCGCAGCTCGCCCATCGCTTCGCCAAGCCCGGCGAGATAGGGCGGATAACCTACGCCGATTTCATCCGGATCGGGTAGCGGCCTACCGGCAACCAGGGCGTATGTCGCCATGCCCTCGCTATACTCCTTTTCCGCATCCTGCAGATACCCGGCAAAATAGATCTCGGGGTAGCTCTTAAGCGCTTCTTGTGCCTGTACGAGCGATTGTTTGGCCTCCGCTAAATGCTGCTGCGCCTCATCGAATTTTTCGCGGTGAATCGACCGGATTGCGACGCTGCACGACCGGATAACTTGCCTGGCCTTAGGAAGCGCAATTTCGCGCGCTTTATGTTTTGCGTCAAGGCTCTGCCGTATCTTTCCGCCTATACCCTCGAGTTCCATATCAGTCCCTTTCCTTTCGCCGAAGCCTACTACTGCACCTGTCGCAGACCGCTCTTCTCTTTAATCTTATCCACAAGTTCTTCTAGTTCATCAATGGAGAACATATAGGCCTCATTACAGAAGTTGCAGCGAAGCTCGATCGGCTCACCATCATCTATCATTTCTCTGAGCTCTTTTACGCCAAGAGCAATGAGCGTACGTTCGGCGCGCTCATGCGAACACCCGCATGAAAATAAGATATCACGGCGCTCTTTAACCTGCATATCGAGGCCATCAAGAATACGTGCGAGAATATCCTCGGCGCTATACCCCATATTAACCATATCGCTTACCGGCAGGGCGTGCGAGATGTTTTCCTCGATTTTTGCGACAACCCAATCGGGGGCTCCCACCAACGGCTGCACGAAATATCCGCCCGCGGCTGCAACCGAGTTATCCGGCACAACCAGCACACCTAAGCCTACAGCGGACGGCTGCTGCTCACTTGAGGCAAAGTAATGGGTAAACTCATCGCCGATTTCACCGGTTACCAGCTCGATGATGCCCCGGTACGGCTCCCGTAAACCCATGTCTTTTATAACGGAAAACGTCCCGTGGGTACCGACAGCACCGCCCACATCGAGTTTGCCGCGCTTTGACGGCAAGTGGACGTGCGGCCTGAGAACATAACCGCGAACGCCACCCTGGGCATCCGCATCGCCGGTTACCTCACGAAGCGGACCGTCGCCTTTTACCTGGACCGTAACTTTCTGGCGGTCTTTTAACATATTAGCAATAAGCGCTGCTCCCGTCATCACTCGTCCAAGAGCGGCTGTGGCCGTCGGGTAGGTATCCTGGCGGCGGCGCGCCTCATCAACCGTATTTGTTGTAACAGCTGCGATCGCCCGCACCATCGCATCGGCGGCAACCACACGTACTAAATGATCCTGCATATGTAAACCAATCCTATCTATATAAAAATCCTATCCGCAAAAATCTTACTTTGCAAAACGGCTAATAGCGCACGCTATTAGCCTCAACGTCAAATATTTTTGTGCCCGCACCCGTCCAGAACTATACTGGTCGCAGTAGGCTTGTTAACTCCCAAACCGGGTTATGCCGCAGTTAATGCCGTACTGAAAACCCGGTAAACCGGTTGCACGGCTCGCGCCACTCAACGATAACGTTATCAACCGCTGCGTGTGCCGGCCCCTGCCGACTCCAGTCGATGAGGTTCGAAACCGCCGGCTCATCGCCTTCGGCAATCGCTTCGACATTGCCTGAATCGAGGTTGCGCACCCATCCCTTTACGCCGAAAACATCCGCCATTTCCTTCATGCTCTGGCGAAAGTAGACGCCCTGGACACGGCCCTCGATCGTTAAGTGCGCACAACGCTCAGTCAAAACAACCACTCCTGCTATATAAAAAATGAGGCTGGAAGATACAACCCCCAGCCTGCAATAATTATCGCCACCGTCTTCAGTCGGTCCGAAGCGCCGCGTCCAAGAACGGTTCGATATAGGGGCGCTGCTGCTCGTGCATAGACTCGCTTAGCAAAACCAGAGCGATATAGCGCGGCTCGAATGGTGTCGTTTTCGGATACATCCGAACCTCGTACGGCAGTTTGTCGCCCTTTTTGTGGTTGCAAGTCGAGCACGCGGTCGTAACGTTATCCCACGTGTCGGCACCACCTTTCGACACAGGCTTAACATGCTCTCTCGTCAGACGCTCTTTCTTCTTCAAGTCACGCTTGTGCCTGCCGCAATACTGGCAGGCATAGTTATCGCGCGCGAATAGAACAGCGTTGCTGACGACAGAGCGAAACCGTCGCGGGATTTCCACATAATGCACCAGACGGATGACAAGAGGATACGGATACTCCTGTTTCTCGGTTCGTATACGCTTGCTTACATGCGTCTCGACAATCTCCGCCTTCTCCTTGAGCACAAGGATGAGCGCCCGCGTTACCGGTACAAATGTGAGAGGCTCGGTGCTTGCGTTTAAAATTAACGTCTGAGTCATACTTACCACGGCCATCCGGCCACCAGGGTTTAATGCTATATATATTATACCAGAATATGCAATATTAGCACTTCGGTAAACGCACTAAATCTTCGCAATATCCTTAGCTTGCTTACGTACATTCCCTAGTCAAGAGAGCCGATTGCCTGCACTTCATAAATCTTACATCTGTAAGTGCCGCCTGTTTTTGCGAGCTGATTAATCCAAATGAGGTAGTACCGGTAATTCTTAGCTTTGATTGTTAGCTTCATGTTGCTTTCCGCATTATCGAACTGTTTGATCGTATCCCAGGCTAGGATATCGTTTGATCCTTTAATCTCGCCGGCCCAATGGCCTGATGAGCGTATATCCAACTCTTTTAGGCTAACGATAGCGCCGTAATCAATATATACCCCAGTGCCGCCTTTTTGATTGTTAAACGATGCCGATTTATAGCTTTCAGTCGACCATGCGGTTGTGGGATTGCCATCGAAGATATTCGCCAGCTGCGACGGGTTTTCGTCGCCGTTGCCGTTGGGATCGTAATCGGTTACCTCAACGGGGTTGAGTACGCCGAGCTTTTCACCCTGAACGGCCGTTGTCGGCACTACGGCTACAGCGCTTACATCCTGCTTGATCATATCCTCCGGTTCAATTGCCACATTTTCCAGAGCGCGCAGCCCAAAACCGATACAGCCGATAACGCTCACCGCGATGAGCGTTTTCGCAAAAGGCGTAAGCTTTTTCTTGCGCGCGCCTCGCCGCTTTGATTGCTCACTGCGCCGATTCGAGCGCTCCAGGTCGTGCCGCTCGCGCCGGGTTAACGGAATCGGCTCTTCGCCCCACTCCGGTGTGATTTCAATGACCCGTCGTTTGCGCTCTCTAATTTTTTCACTGCGCGACTGGGGCGGCATTGTCGCCATAAGATCGAGCTTCTCAGGCGAATCCCAGTACGAGAGATCGTCAAGCAGCTTGTTAATATCCTGGTACCGTTCATCCGGGTCTTTTCGAAGCAGGCGCTCGATAATAACTTCAAGCGTAAATGGAATATGCGGATTGATGCTGCATGGGTGCGGTGGTGTTTCCGAAATATGCTTGCCCGCAACCTCAACCGATGATGAGCCTTCAAACAGGGCTTGCCCGGTTACCATCTCAAAGAGGATGACCCCGAGCGAGTACATGTCTGAGCGGTGGTCGGCTTGCAGGCCTCTCGCCTGCTCGGGAGAAAGATACCGCGCCGTCCCCAATACTTTGCCGGTCTGCGTTAAGCCCGGCATCATCAGCGCCCGGGCAATACCAAAGTCGGTGACTTTAACCATGCCATCTTCCGAAATCAGGATGTTTTGCGGCTTGATGTCGCGGTGGATAATTCGCCTGCTATGCGCTATCGCCAGCGCTTCCGTTACCTGCTTGACGATATGCACGGCCTCGTGAACCGTCAGGGGCGCCCGCTCGTCGATGATTTGCTTGAGTGTCTTACCCTTCACGAATTCCATCACGATATAATATGATGTTTCAGTATTACCGGTATCATAGATTGTCGTGATGTTGGGATGGATGAGGCTTGCGGCGCTATAGGCTTCCCGCCTGAAACGCTCGATGAAGTGAGCGTTCGTCGTAAACTGATTATGCAATATTTTCACGGCCACAGGGCGTTGCAGAACCGCATCGAACGCTTTATACACGTACGCCATTCCACCACGACCGATCACCGTATCGATCTTATAGCGGCCTTTTATTATTTGTCCTTGCATGTCGTCCTTTATCGCTTCGTCTTCTGCTGCGGTGCTATGCCACCAAGAACAATGATGGGGGCGGCTGAACCGCCTCCTTGAACACTTAAACCATTTTACACTTACCTACCCCCGAGTGGAACGCGTTGATGTAACATTCTTGATACAACGCCGCCCGTTCGGGAATAAACCCATGTGATAAGCCCGAGTTGGAGGTGGAGAATGCAAGAAAGATCCTTTTTGCAGGAAGAGATTGAAGAGAGGCTTGCGCTCGATCCGCGCGTTAATAACCCTATTAAGGTTGAGGTGAATGAGCGGCATGTGCGTTTAAGCGGTGTCGTCGATACGTTAGAAGAGCGGGAGGCCGCAGAAGAGATTTCACGCTCATTCGGCCCGGTACAGCTGGACAGCGATATCGCCATTGAGGCAAATCAGGTGATCGAAGACCCAGACGTGCTCGCCGCCGCCCGGCAAGCCCTGGCGGAAAATCCGGATCTCGCCCACGATGTAGGTGTAGAACGGGTTGTCAACGGGGTGGCGTACTTGCGCGGCCAAAGCGAGAGCGTGGCTGAAATCTCGAAAGCGGCCGACATTGTCGCCCATGCGGCCGGCGTAAAAGACGTGGTATCCGAAGTACGCATTAAGACGAGCGTCCCTATTACGGATGTCGACCTACACAATGAGGTTGTACAGGGCTTACACCACGAGATGCCGCTTCAGGCCGAGTTTATCGATGTTAAGGTAAAAGACGGCACGGTGGTGCTTGACGGTAATGTGAGCACGATGGAACAGAAAGCGCGCGCCGGTGCGATAGCAAAAAGCATGCCGGGCGCTGTAAAAGTTATTAATGACATAACTGCCGGCACAGCAACAAACGATATCGACCAGGCGATCGAAAACGAAGTGCTAAAAGCGCTCGAAATTAGCCACATCAACATGCGGGACGCGCGCGTATCCGTTCTGGATGGTGTGGTTCACCTGGACGGCACCGTCGATACAATCAAGCAGCGCGGCCGGGCTCGAGAGATCGCCGAGGCGGTACCGGGCGTACGCACCGTACAAAACGATCTGGCCATCGGGTTTCATATCGAGCCGAAAGCCGGATAGCGCTCTATTCCCGATGCTTCGTACACACATCGATGAAGTTCTCGATGAGGGCGATATTAGGCGCGTTTTCAAATGCGTCTTTGTCGTCCCAGGCGGCAACGGGGTCGGCGAAATACGCGTTGATGCCAAACCGAATCTCGGGGTGAAACTGCACCGACCATATCGGCAGTTCATCGTGCACCATGGCCTGAACCGCACAGTAATCCGATGTCGCGATGAGCGAAAAGCCATGCGGAACAGCCATAACACAGTCCTGATGGTAAGCGGGCGACCGCCAGCATTCGGGAAGCCCACGGAATAAAGGATTGCTTCTCACCTGCTCGATTTTAGCAAAACCGATGTGCTTCTCGCCGCGCGCAACCTCAGCTCCAAATGCCTTACCTATAAGCTGATGACCGAAACAAATCCCAAGAACGGGTAGAGCGGCGGTTGCGGCACTCCTAACAAAGGCGGTTTCCTCGGCGATCCAAGGCCTTGCATCATTTACCGATGGCAGCCCGCCCCCTACAATCACGCCGCATACTTCACCCGGTATCGGCCGGGCGAACCCTGTGCCGGGCTCAAATACAATGCTGTCTATTCTTTCCTCGATAAGCCGCTGCATTACCGCAGATAGGTTTTGTTCCTCGGGTACATCGTCATTCTCAAGTATTAAGATACGTCTGTTCATCGTCCCTCCAGTTTGGAGAATTATACTTCTTCACCCCATCTGTGACAAGCCGACTTGCGGCCTTTCAGGTACACCCAACCCATACACGCCGGTTTTTTGTCCCGGGAAAGTGGGTATAAAAAGCTGGGCTACTTGCCTACCTAGAGAGAGAAGGTTTGCTTGCATGATTTGAAGTTTAACATGGAATCCATCACAACGATGAATACCGCAGCGGAGGAATTCCGGGACAATATTTGGATGATAGTCGAGAGCTGGATGGAACAGCTTGCCGGTCGTGACGGTGATTATAGCTGGAAGCGGCTTCCGGAGACGCAATTGATTGATAACTTGCCGACGCTTCTTAGAGGTATATCAAAAGTTATCGAAAACCCCGGGCGCATCACCGATTTTGAACCGGACGGCATCATCAATAATGTCGCGACCGAGCTGGGAAAAAACCGTCGCCAGTACAACTACAAAGCATCTGAGGTGCTTTACGAGCAAGAGCTTTTGAGAGATATCATCTGGCAGTTCTGCCAGAAGAACGTCACTGCCCCTGATTTTTACGAACTTGAGCAGAGAATAAACCGGCCGCTCAGCAAACTTACGTCGACAATTACCGACAGCTATATCGCTATGTACAAAGCCGAGCTTAAGTACCTGGCACGTTACGATAAGCTAACCGGATTCTTAAATTATGAATCCTTTAAACAAGCGATTGGTGGGGAATTGAAGCGGTCGAGACGATACAGGCATCAATGTACGCTCATTCTGGTGGATATCGATGGTTTTTCCGACTATGCCGAGATCTACGGACATGACGAGAGCAATAGTCTCATTCAATCGATGGCGGAGGTTATATCGCACGTGATACGAAATGTCGATATACCAGTACGCTATAGCACGGATGAATTCGCTATTTTACTCCCCGAGACACCGAAAAAGCAGGCACGAAAGGTCGCAGAACGCCTGCGAAAAGTGGTTAAAACCGAGACCAGGCACTTGGCTGAAGTGCGCGGGATTCTTAAGACCGCGGTAACCGTGAGCGCGGGGCTTGCGACATATCCGAAAGACGCCGAAACCGCCGACGGGATAATCAGTCTTGCCGATGAAGCGCTCGATGAAGCCAAGAAGTCCGGCAGCGATATTGTTATGTGGAAGTAGACGAGCAATTAACGGCTTTACTGGAACCGCGAGCGGGCTTATTAATTTTGGGCAAGCTTATCTTTTGCTTTGCGTGCAATATCGTTTTCAAGCGAAAGCATCTTTTGCACGAGGCCTGCTCGCGCGCCCGGACGTCCTACGATCAGCCTGGTATTGTGGGTTTCCCCGGCGAGCCATTTTTTCTTATATGGCTCATGCCCGCGTAAGAAATCAAACCGCTTGCAACCGGCGGCAATTGCGTCTTCCATCGCCTTTGCAATGAGAACCGTGGATACGCTCATCGCCCCCAACTCGGGCTCGAAGCCGCCGAGGTAATAATAAAAAGTGTCATTGAACGAAAATCCATAAAGAGTTGCGATCGCGATGCCGTTGAGTTCCATTACATAGAGGCGCAGACAGTTGCTCTCGCAGAGCGCCGTCGCAACTTCGGTATGAAATTTTCTAAATTTGGGGCTCATATATGCACCGGGTTTTTTCTTGCTAACAAAGCGCTTCCGGTGAAGCTTAAGAAATGTGCTCATATCATCTACGACCGCTTCGGGCTCGCTCAGGCGAAATGTGACTTCGTAATCACGCGCAAGGCGGCGACCGTAGTACTGCACATTCGAGCGGAACTTCTTGCTCAAACATGCCAAGTAATCGTCCCAACTCTCGGGAAGCTCAAGGCTGTATGTGGGGTCGTGCTCCATCCGCTGGCAGGAATACCCGGCAGCACGCACTCGAGATTCCATAGTACTGGCAAGATCATCGGAGGGCATCTGATGCAAATCGATTGCATCCCAGCCTGCAGCGTCGAGTAGAAATTCGTTGAGTGCTGCTATAACGTCGGGGCGGCGGTTCTCAATAATAAAATCGAGGTAATCTGCGCCGTTGGTGCCTATCAAGGCAAGGGTTTTAATCGGTATTCCCAGATAGGAGGATGATAGATAAAGCGGCGCTATGCCTATGAGCGCACCGTCATCGCGAGCAGTAAGAAGCCATAGTTTCTTGCCGCGCCGGTTTGCATTCCACCAATGCCACGACCACTCCCATGTCTGAAAGATGGAATGTCCGGGGCTTCGGGCTATGTGGTTCCACTCGTTTCTAAGAGCCTTAAACTTATCCAGACCTGTTACTACATCTACTGCTAGCAAGCATTACCTCCATGAAGTGCGGCGATTATTTGGCGCTGGCGATTATCTGTGCTTTAATAATTCTCTCTTTTAACTCGTCCTCGTCTTTTACGCCATGCACGTCGACATCGAGGTCCATCATAGCCATAACACATGCCCGCACAATCGCGGTATTAGCGAGTTTTCTACCGCCTGATACCTTGGATTTTATACTCACCGATTCGAGGTACGCGAACATCTCTTCCGGCATAGTAATTGGAACGCGAAGATAGTTTTCTTTTCCCATATAGCGCCTCCTGTGATTGCCATAGTAGCGACAGCTGCTATTATATGCTTATCTGTCCTTATCATTATAAGCGCATTGGCACAGATATGGCAATTGTTGGAATACTAATACTATATGAGAAGGCTAACCCTTTATGGCTGAAGAACCGCGGCTTCAGCTTCTGCGCGGCTGGCATACATCGCAATACCGGACTCACCGAATATGCCCAGGTGACGGAATTTCTGCATGAGGTAATTATTGTCGCTTAGTAAGACCGCCATGCGGATATCCGCATCCTTAAACTGCGCATAACATGACAGGAAAAGGCCGATACCTGAGCTATCCATGAATGTTATCTCGGTAACATCGACGATAAGACCTTTGGGATTATCGGCAAGTACTCCTTGTAAATAATCCCTCACCCTCTCCTTCTCTGAGAGGTCAAGCTCACCGGCAAAAGCTAAAACCTGCATATCTAAGCGGTCATTCTTGCGTAAGTTGATTTCGAGCATTCACACCACCATCAAAAGCGACTGCGAAAAGTGCTACGGTCCTTGTTTATACCCCGGTTTACACACTTTGAAACGCGCTTTGTTAATATTTTTAGGACTGATTGTAGTACGGCCGAGCAGAACCAAAAACAAGGCCTGGTAAACGCCACACTAAAGGTGAAAAGTTAATCCAAAAATAGTGCTGGTAAACATCACTCCTTAAGGGTGATAATAGCGCAATTGCAAGCATTTTTAAAGCTATGCGCAGAATCGCATGCCTTGGGCCAGTAGCTTAGTGAGTTTGTCTGCCGGAAGGGGTCGGCTGAAGATATAGCCCTGTATCTCGTCACATTTAAGAGAACGCAAGAACTCGAGTTGTTCCGCAGTTTCTACCCCTTCAGATGTTACCTTTAACGAGAGGTTTTGCACCATCGCAATAATCGCCGTAACAATGGCGGCATCGTTTGGGTCTTCCAACAATGTGCGCTCAACCATATCGGTCAGATACTGCTGGCTAAATTGACGTGCTGACAGATTGACCGATACTCTAAATGGTTCGAAACCGGCGTCTTGCCATTCCTTATTCTGACGGCACGCCATAAGATAGGCTAAATATCGAAACAAATACGGGGCAAAAAGAAAATATCGCAGTATGTGGCATTATTCTGTTTTTATATCTAATTCCTAGGTATCGGTATGCGGTTTTTGTAGCGCCTTTCTGCAAATCGTAAGAGATTATGCTTGATTGTTGGTCGAAATAAGCCGAAATAAAAGAAAGATATAAGAGGAGAGGCGATTATGGTTAATATTGAGTTAGCAAAGCCATTTGTCCGGGCAGCATACGATTTTCTTAATATGGAGCTGGGCATACCGGTTAAACAAGGCCCGCCATCAACTACGGCTACACAAGGTACTACTCAAGAGATTAATATCTTAGTCGGGGTTACCGGTGCGGTAAGAGGTCAGATTATTTACGGTATGTCGGCCGCGACCGCTAAAAGCATTGCTTCGATGATGCTCGCCCATCCTATTCAAGGGCTCGATCGTAATGCGCAAAGCGCCCTCTGCGAGCTTGGAAATATGGTATCCGGCATGGGTATCTCGCAGTTCGACCAGCAACACGCCGATGTCGCCTTAACACCGCCGAGCCTCATAGCAGGCAAGAACATCTTTATCTCCGTCCTTAAGCTCGGTTGCTTCCACATCTCCTTCGTTACCGAAACCGGCAACATCGATGTGACGATTGCACTCGAAGAGCATGCAATGCCGCCTCAAACGGTGGCTGTGTAATACATCACGTCGGCATAATAATCGTGTAATTGGTGTAAGCAAATTTAATTAGCAGTTAACAAGTATTAAGAAGTTAGGAAGCACTGCTGTCTTGCGTGACCTTCATAACCGCTTCGAGCGAGGTTTTCCCCTGGATAACTTTTGCAATTCCAGCGTCGCGAAGTGTCCTGAAACCTTGTTTGACAGCGATCTCACGGATTTTAGCGGTGGCTGCCCGCTGCATGATAAGCTCTTTTATCTCATCGTTGACTTCAAGGATTTCGAAAATCGCTTCTCGACCCTTATAGCCTACGCCACGGCATTCGCTACAACCCCGCGGTTTGTAAAAATTAATATTGCTATCGGTAGGCAACCCTAAATCCGCTAAGAGTTCGGGCACCGGAGCGTACGGCTCTTTACATGCCGGACATAGCAGACGGACTAAGCGCTGTGAAATGATTCCAAGAATCGCGGTTGCAGCAAGAAACGGCTGAATGCCCATTTCGATAAAGCGCGCCGGGGTTGAGGGCGCATCGTTTGTGTGAATCGTTGACAAAACCAGGTGACCTGAGAGCGCGGAATGGATAGCGATCTCGGCTGTTTCCTCATCTCGAATCTCGCCAACCATGATAACGTCGGGGTCCTGGCGAAGCACCGAGCGCAAGCCGGTTGCAAACGTAACACCGGCTTTCGGATTAACCTGAATCTGGTTGATCATATCAAACGTATACTCGACTGGGTCCTCAATCGTAATAATATTTTTCTCAACCGTCGACAGGGTGTTTAATGCCGTATACAGCGTCGTCGTCTTACCGCTACCCGTCGGGCCGGCAACGAGAATCATGCCGTACGAGGCGTTGATCATCCGGCGGTACTTATGCAGGTCTTGCTTATCAAAACCGAGCCGTTCCTCGTCGACACAGACCGCCTTTTTCTCGAGCAAACGTAGAACAACCTTCTCGCCGAAGACCGTAGGGACCGTCGAGACTCGAAGGTCGATTCTATGGCCGCCGGCCTTGAAGCCGAACCGGCCGTCTTGCGGTGCACGCTTCTCTGATATATCGAGATCGGAAAGCACCTTAAGCCTGGATACGACTGCCGGATGAAGCGACTTAGGCGCGGTTGCTATCTGGTGCAGGATGCCGTCAACCCTGATACGAACCCGCAGTTCCTTCTCCCCCATCTCTACATGGATATCGCTGGCATGGTCCGTTAACGCTTGCTTGAGTATCATATCGATAAACCGCACGGCGTCACTTTCGGGGCCTCCCGGTACACCTTGCTCGTTGAGTTCAGTAGTATTGGCGGCCGCTTCGTTCTTTTCGCCTTGCATCCAGTAGTATTTATCGAGCGCCTTTTGGATGCTCTTCTCTGTAGCTACAACAGGGATAAGCTGGCAGCGAGTGATGCTAGCCGCATCATCCATCGCAAACACATCAAGCGGATCGGCCGTAGCCAGTGTAACGAAGTTATCGACTTTAGCAATCGCGAGAATCTTGTACTTGCGTGCGATCGCTTCGGGGATGAGCTGGACAACCTTTTCATCCGCTTTCGTTTGGTCGAGATCGACAAATGGGATGCCAAGTTGCTTTCCAATAAACTCGATAAGGGTTTCTTCGCTTACAAAGCCAAGCTGACGCAACACGTCCCCGAGGCGTCCACCGATTTTTTTCTGCTTAAACAGAGCCTCTTCGAGCTGCGCTTGTGTTATTACACCAGCATGTACTAACAGCTCTCCGAGCCTTATTCTTTTCGATGGGTCTTTTAAGGGCTGCGTCACATTGCTACCTCTTTGTCCGGAACAAATTCGTTACTACACTATATCGACGAGTTCCGGCTTATTTTAATAGTAATTTGCAAAGTTGCAACCGGTCCACGTTTATAGCAGACGCTCCAATTGGGTATAACTAGCTATCGAGGATATCTCTTGCTGAACATTCAAAGTGCAATGGCTTGCAGAGCAATTACTGACTAAAATTACTAAACTTTATGATAAGTAATAACTATGCCTCCTGTTCACAGGTTACAGAACCCAATATAGACCGATTTGGTGAGTTGACCTAGGGCAACATTACTGGTAAACTAAAGAGATATATGGTAGCTTTTCGCACGCTTTATAAAACAAGGGTTTTAATAGTTTCCACACTTACGCTTCTACTTCTCGCGCCTACAGCGTTCGCCTCACAACTGGATAACCAGCGGGCGAAGCTAGAGAGCTTAAACGCTCAAATAAAAGCGACCGAAGCGAAGCAAAATAATGCCGCAAAACGGCAAGCGCACGTTCTCCGGCAAATCCAAACAAGCAACCAGAAAATGGTCAACGTACAAAGACAGCTCAACACCCTGCAGACGCAGCTCAACACGATGATCGCGAAAAAACATGACATTGACGCAGAACTAAAAGCTACGCAAGAGAAGCTGGACCAAACAGAAGCAGAACTCGCCGATGCGCAGGCGCGGCTTGTATTAAAACGGCAGGTATACAATAAGCGGCTGATCAATGCCTATAAAACCAAGAACCTTAGTATTGTTTCGGTAATTCTAGGGTCACAGAACTTCAGCGACCTTATGGATCGCATGACGTTTGTCGGCTTGATCGCCCAGTCGGATAGCAGGAACGTCTTTACTATAAAGCAGCTCACCGCAAAAATCTCTGGCGAGATCGCCCAGGTGACCGCTACAAAGAATGCGGTGAACAAGCAGCGCGGATTACTCCTTGCCGAGGAACAACGCATCAGCGGTAAAAAATCCCGCATAATTGTGGCACAGAAACAGCTCGTCGTCGAGACACGTAATCAGCAAAAACTGTACGCTCAGATTCAAAAAGAGAAAAAACTGCTAGCGCAGGCCGCTAGCAGCCTTAAAGCCAGCTCAAGCGTAGTCGCCGGTCAAATCGGCACTCTTGAGAACCAGTTGGCTACCGGTAGCATAAGCAGAGGCGGTATGGCTAAGGCCGCCAATCTGGCTGACTTAACGGCGATAGCTACGCAAGCCGCGAACAAATACGGCATCCCAACCAAATTGTTCTTTGCGCTCATCAGGCAAGAATCAGGTTGGAACTACAGGGCGGCATCGTCAGCGAGTGCGGTAGGTCTTACCCAGATAATGCCGTTCAACGTCACAGCAATGGGCTATAATCTGGAGAGCTTTAAGAATTCACCCAGCGACCAACTCGAGGCGGGCGCATACTACTTAAGCATGCA from Candidatus Aquicultor sp. encodes:
- a CDS encoding GGDEF domain-containing protein gives rise to the protein MESITTMNTAAEEFRDNIWMIVESWMEQLAGRDGDYSWKRLPETQLIDNLPTLLRGISKVIENPGRITDFEPDGIINNVATELGKNRRQYNYKASEVLYEQELLRDIIWQFCQKNVTAPDFYELEQRINRPLSKLTSTITDSYIAMYKAELKYLARYDKLTGFLNYESFKQAIGGELKRSRRYRHQCTLILVDIDGFSDYAEIYGHDESNSLIQSMAEVISHVIRNVDIPVRYSTDEFAILLPETPKKQARKVAERLRKVVKTETRHLAEVRGILKTAVTVSAGLATYPKDAETADGIISLADEALDEAKKSGSDIVMWK
- a CDS encoding GNAT family N-acetyltransferase, with product MLAVDVVTGLDKFKALRNEWNHIARSPGHSIFQTWEWSWHWWNANRRGKKLWLLTARDDGALIGIAPLYLSSSYLGIPIKTLALIGTNGADYLDFIIENRRPDVIAALNEFLLDAAGWDAIDLHQMPSDDLASTMESRVRAAGYSCQRMEHDPTYSLELPESWDDYLACLSKKFRSNVQYYGRRLARDYEVTFRLSEPEAVVDDMSTFLKLHRKRFVSKKKPGAYMSPKFRKFHTEVATALCESNCLRLYVMELNGIAIATLYGFSFNDTFYYYLGGFEPELGAMSVSTVLIAKAMEDAIAAGCKRFDFLRGHEPYKKKWLAGETHNTRLIVGRPGARAGLVQKMLSLENDIARKAKDKLAQN
- a CDS encoding STAS domain-containing protein; translated protein: MLEINLRKNDRLDMQVLAFAGELDLSEKERVRDYLQGVLADNPKGLIVDVTEITFMDSSGIGLFLSCYAQFKDADIRMAVLLSDNNYLMQKFRHLGIFGESGIAMYASRAEAEAAVLQP
- a CDS encoding EAL domain-containing protein, translating into MACRQNKEWQDAGFEPFRVSVNLSARQFSQQYLTDMVERTLLEDPNDAAIVTAIIAMVQNLSLKVTSEGVETAEQLEFLRSLKCDEIQGYIFSRPLPADKLTKLLAQGMRFCA
- a CDS encoding chemotaxis protein CheX translates to MVNIELAKPFVRAAYDFLNMELGIPVKQGPPSTTATQGTTQEINILVGVTGAVRGQIIYGMSAATAKSIASMMLAHPIQGLDRNAQSALCELGNMVSGMGISQFDQQHADVALTPPSLIAGKNIFISVLKLGCFHISFVTETGNIDVTIALEEHAMPPQTVAV
- a CDS encoding ATPase, T2SS/T4P/T4SS family; its protein translation is MTQPLKDPSKRIRLGELLVHAGVITQAQLEEALFKQKKIGGRLGDVLRQLGFVSEETLIEFIGKQLGIPFVDLDQTKADEKVVQLIPEAIARKYKILAIAKVDNFVTLATADPLDVFAMDDAASITRCQLIPVVATEKSIQKALDKYYWMQGEKNEAAANTTELNEQGVPGGPESDAVRFIDMILKQALTDHASDIHVEMGEKELRVRIRVDGILHQIATAPKSLHPAVVSRLKVLSDLDISEKRAPQDGRFGFKAGGHRIDLRVSTVPTVFGEKVVLRLLEKKAVCVDEERLGFDKQDLHKYRRMINASYGMILVAGPTGSGKTTTLYTALNTLSTVEKNIITIEDPVEYTFDMINQIQVNPKAGVTFATGLRSVLRQDPDVIMVGEIRDEETAEIAIHSALSGHLVLSTIHTNDAPSTPARFIEMGIQPFLAATAILGIISQRLVRLLCPACKEPYAPVPELLADLGLPTDSNINFYKPRGCSECRGVGYKGREAIFEILEVNDEIKELIMQRAATAKIREIAVKQGFRTLRDAGIAKVIQGKTSLEAVMKVTQDSSAS